The DNA segment TTGCCTTCTTCACTCTTAAATAGCTCAGGATCTCCTGCCAAGGAAATTGTACCACCCACAGTAGACAATTCTTCCCAACTCAATAAAATCAAGGTAATCCTCCATAGTCATGTTCACAGGCAAACTTGATCTAGACTATTTCTCATTGAGATtctctttccagatgattctagactATGTCAGCTTGATAATCAAAGCTAACCATCATAATCTCTAATTGGTTATGATCTTGAAAAAGTCACTATGTTCACCTAGCTGAACATTTTTCATATccatgaaaaggaaatgaaactaaacaaataaatgtaatgggCATTTTCAAATTACAAGCTAAGCAAAATGGAGAGCTTAGTCCTGCTCATTTTTGAAGACTGCTTCTTGACTCACAGTATTAGGGGCCCATGGATCTGACATTTGTCAGGACATTTACTTCAAGTGGAAATTTTCACCAGTAGTTTTAAATGGTAGAAGTTAGCAAGTACAAGTCACCAATACAAGAGATCTACCTAACAACTGATGAACTGTTTATACATTGTTGCCCTTAAGAAAAGCtacataaagtttttaaaaacaatcttacCATTAGGAAGTACATCAACACTTGAAGTATGTTCTGAATGACCTGAACCACAGGTTTCCTGATGATCTTCTTTAGGAAGGAATGCTTCCAAATTACATTGATGTAAGGATAAAGGTTGTCTTGATACCAAAGAGGTAGTATCAGGTGAGGTCTTTGATATAATTCTGTTGCTACAGTTTGTATTCGATTTatcatcagcaccaccaccatcatcattttcTGAAGTTAATAGAACCCTAAAGGCAAGGGAGAATGAAATAAGAAATTCTGTGTTTTACAAAAATTACATAGAAAGAAAAGGGTATCACTATACTTGTGCCAATAGTCTgaccatttaaaaaatggaaaaattatttgAAGAACAAGTAAAAACTTGATAAATAGAACACAAGGATTATTAAAGAGAtggataggggctggagagatggcctagaaGTTAAGAGCAAGTACTACTCttcctaaggacctgagtttggctctaccacccacactgggcagcccACAACCACTTTTAACTTCAACCCTGGGAGGATCAGTCTCTACTCTCCATGAgcatctgcactcacatacatgcacatgcttacatacacacacacacacacacacacacatacacataaaaataatatttttttttcaaaaaaatagcATATtctcctggtctacaaagcgagtcccaggacagtcagggctatacagagaaaccctgtctcgaaaaaccaaaagagaaaaaaaaaaaaaaaagcatattctCAAAACCTCTCTGCATTAAAGTTATCAGCTGAGGTAACTTTTTTAagcttttaaggaaaaataataccACTTGGTAATATGCTTCCTGAATTAGAAAAGAATGTTTATCAGACAGCATAACTGAAATACCTAAACCTGAAAAATAATcgcaacaaaagaaaattaataatttttattatatacatatttaatacacCTTTAAAGCATCAATAATTTTGTGATGCAGAGAAGGAATTCTAAAAATAGATCATagagagacatggctcagcagataaggtATTTGCCTTGGAAATCCTAatgacatgggttcaattcctaggacccatgtaaaagtggaaatagaatccaCCAAATTGTTTTCTGATTGTCACAGATATGCCATGTATTTGaaccccatcacacacacatcatgtgtaTATaccccatatacatatatatatatatatatatatatatatatatatatatatatatatatatatgtgtgtgtgtgtgtgtgtgtgtgtgcgtgtgtatgaggTATATATATCTTCCtcatatatgaataaaaaataaatattcatcataCTAATAAAGGAGTATCTTTTtaatagcaaaaaaagaaaatcccacatGATTAATTCAATAGCTATTCACAAAGAAACTCTCAACAATGAGTTtttgagctttcttttttctgagacagtcttatTGTGCAGAACAGCTGCTCTTGACTTACTATAATTTGACACTTTAGATGACTGAAGAAAGAGAACTGGAGGgattatttaaagaaaagttaaaaacctGACCAAGAAATAAGAAATCTGAATGTCTAAATTTTAGCAAGAGAAATGGGATGTTATCAAAAAcgttttgaaaaaaaacaaaaacaaaaacaaaaacaaacaaacaaacaaaaaaaacctataggCTTAGGGCCAGTTAGAAAGCCCATTGGGTAATAGTGGTTGCCATACAAGTCTGgggacctggatttgatccctagaGCCTTGGAAGGAAAAATATGACcattaaaagttgtcctctgacctctcacaGGTTCTGTGGCACACCTATACTCACACccaccatacacatgcatatgtatacaataataaagaataaacagaTGGAAAAAAACTTTGGGCTTAGATAACTTCTCCCAAGCTTTTAGTTAatgccttgaacttgtgatattTTGTCTCATCCTGGAACTTTATTAATCTGACAAGGTCTAGAAAATCCAAGTGTTCAGATCATACTGATCAGTGAGAGCAGAGTAGGAATGCCTGTTGTTGGAAAAACTGTTGTCAGCAGCCTGCACACCGGATGCCACCATGATCATCCCAGTGTGCTGCTTCACCTGCAGGAAGATCGTAGGCAGCAAATGGGAAACCTACCTGGGTCTGCTGCAGGTCGGGTACACTAAGGGGGATGCCCTGGACGCTCTGGGTCTACAGCACTACTGCTGCCGCTGCATGCTGCTGGTACATGTGGATCTGACTGAGAAACTGCTGAATTATGCACCCCTAGAGAAGTGACTGCTGGAGCCTGCCCTCCTCTACTGGTCAAGGGCAGTCTGTCTTGCTGTATTCAAACTGAGCTTTTGGGGATGTCGGTGTACTGCCTGGCTGTGGCACTGTGGCTAAGTCCTGTCATCCTGGAAGGAACTGTTTAATAAAGATCTTTGCAGAACTACCAACAggtgtcaaaaataaaaataaaaaaagaatgcctgTTGTTTTAACTTTTGAACAACTTTGAACAAGTAGCTATTgcaataaagtaagaaaaaagaaaagagaaatggcttgcaaaggggaaagaaaaatggttcttttatacaaataacaaaagtatattaatagaaaattCGAAGAGATAGCCCCAATAAACTGCTAGAATTAACAAGTTCACTGGAAACAGGCCAGTACCTGAAAATTAATTGTATTGTTGCAAGCTAACATcaagaagaaaacataatttaagaAACAACAGTATCAAGTGTCCTGaaacatgcctgtaaccccagcattccaGAAGTGGAAGCAGAGTTACAGTAATTAAAgggcagcctcagctacatgaaaTCTTGGCTTAAACGACCAAAACAAAGGAATTCCTTTAACACAACTCTAAAATATCAAGCAAGTTGGAAAGAATCCAGCATATGGAATaactttgtataaaaaaaaaaacctataaaacatagaagaaaacacATAATAGCTAAGTAGACCAAGtgatacagtgtacttatagatgaaactattatataaaatttctattttcctcAAACTGAACATATTctcatttattgtttattaacaGAATCTCAGATATTTCGATTTTACCAATAAAGACTCGGGAACCAGAAGCCTGATAGCTCAGAGAGGCATAGAAAACACTCACCCGACCTCCTTCCTTAGCTGATGTTCcactctatctcaaaaacccttcaaactgaatgtccctcccttctacttcctgtctgtctctccatctgtcctcctgacttcctcttactctctatggtGTTTTCCTATGTTCATTCcttgtcaactggttgcttgcacTTGACCTATGGTCGACTTTAtataatcctgtttacaataaacagaaagttctTGAATATGGGTgttagggctgagccacaccacaactagaaacagtttttccagtaaataacataGTCTCAGGGTTCATAGTGTGACCAAATTATCCTGCAATGCCTAAGAAATTTTCCACAtatccctttgtgtgtgtgtttgtgtgtgtgtgtgttaggggagGGGCGTGGCAAAATGCTAGACTACTTACAAAATGCAAAGGACCAAAATAGTCATACTAATATTGAGAAATGAAAAGATACAGACTGAAACAATAAGACTTATGTGAAAAATAATCATTTAGGCATCATGGTAGTGACAGGATCCACATACAAGAGCAATGAGGGTTTCAGTCAGCACCAGCCTGGGTGGTCGCATGgtccccagaagactctccactcTGAACGCGCcgtagcacacccaggatcttaggataactggtgagtggaatgcaacatctgttccaaaacaaccgggaggagcctgtgacagcaggaataGAGACACAGGAAACCCGCCCAACCAGTGGCTCGAGTTCTTTCCAGTAAGTGCTAGCCCTGGACCACTATGGGCatgaactcagcagacagtcccacagtccccagaggactctccacaccactgGTGCCCTAGGAAGCCCAAGAGCCTAGGATCATTGAAGAGAGTCAGCCTcaagagagggctctgacccaggGTCTTATATCACAcctctctcagagaccagtctgcgcaGGAGAGCACACAGGTcaaagaagcaacagagcttcttggacagggtccgtTTGggtcttcatcctcagccaggagacagagctgagaccctgaCTTCTGGGCAACTTCCCTGCCAGAGAAGattcagcctccagggagggctctgactctgggactcaggtgagaacacaccatcttgtatccaggatctctcagagaccagtcttcCCAGGAGAGTAGGTGGGCCTCAGGAAaaaacagagcttcttggacagggtccctttgggcctcatcttcagacaggaggcagatctgagctctagacctctgtgcaccttccctgcaagacaagagcttgcctgcagagtgctctgaccactgggactcaagaagggagttagattcccaggagtgttgacagaggctaacagaatcacaggaggagcaagctccagccagagacagctagaacatctaacaccagagattaccagatggttcaacgcaaatgtaagaatcttactaacagaaaccaagaccactcagcatcatcagaacccagtatgcccaccaaaGCGAGTCCTGAatatcccaacacacccgaaaagcaagatttggatttaaaatcatatctcatgatgctggtggaggattttaagaaggtcattaataactcacttaaagaaatacaggagaacactgctaaacaggtagaagaccttaaagaggaagcacaaaaatctcttaaagaactacaggaaaacacaaccaaagaggtgatggaactgaacaaaactatccaagatctaaaaaaggaagtacaaacaataaagaaaacccaaagggagacaactctggaaatagaaatcctaggaaggaaatcaggaaccatagatgcaaacatcagcaacaaaatacaagagatgggagagagaatctcaggtgcagaagattccatagaaaacatggacacaacaatcaaagaaaatgtaaaatgcaaaaagatactaactcaaaacatccacgaaatccaggacacaatgagaagaccaaacctaaggataaaaggtatagatgaaaatgaagatttttcaacttaaagggccagtaaacaaaattttatcttcaacaaaattatagaggaaaacttccctaacctaaagaaagagatacccacgaacataaaagaagcctacagaactccaaatagactggaccagaaaagaaattcctccatacacacaataatcaaaacaacaagcGATAGATAaacaatatacaataaaatatcaaca comes from the Mus pahari chromosome 19, PAHARI_EIJ_v1.1, whole genome shotgun sequence genome and includes:
- the LOC110336652 gene encoding DNA-directed RNA polymerases I, II, and III subunit RPABC5-like, which translates into the protein MIIPVCCFTCRKIVGSKWETYLGLLQVGYTKGDALDALGLQHYCCRCMLLVHVDLTEKLLNYAPLEK